A region from the Dehalococcoidia bacterium genome encodes:
- a CDS encoding HD-GYP domain-containing protein, whose product MGGDRHGHTHAPADVALLVRRALRVVQTAQSLALQGDPHSAARPASLESLLIDLGLRDLGTLVHAGRCAWLATAVAQALPLPPRFVWVVRAAAVLHDLGKLWVPPSVLLKPGPLTERQWQLMRRHPELGGDVLSSLPGLAEVKEAVLHHHERYDGRGYPYGLKGDEIPLAARVLAVTDAFDAMTTDRPYRRAIPPEQAARELVRNAGSQFDPDVVDVFLQVLRQETPPWWEGSRPALP is encoded by the coding sequence GTGGGCGGGGACCGTCACGGCCACACCCATGCTCCGGCCGACGTGGCCCTGCTGGTGCGTCGCGCCCTGCGGGTGGTGCAGACTGCCCAGAGCCTGGCCCTGCAGGGGGACCCCCACTCCGCGGCCCGCCCCGCCTCTTTGGAGTCGCTGCTGATAGACCTGGGCCTGCGGGACCTGGGCACCCTGGTCCATGCCGGCCGTTGCGCCTGGCTGGCCACTGCCGTGGCCCAGGCCCTGCCCCTGCCCCCGCGCTTCGTCTGGGTGGTGCGGGCCGCCGCCGTGCTCCACGACCTGGGCAAGCTGTGGGTCCCTCCCAGCGTCCTTCTCAAGCCGGGCCCCCTGACGGAGCGCCAGTGGCAGCTCATGCGCCGCCATCCGGAGCTGGGGGGCGACGTCCTTTCGTCCCTGCCCGGGCTGGCAGAGGTCAAGGAGGCCGTCCTCCATCACCACGAGCGCTACGACGGCCGCGGCTATCCCTACGGCCTGAAGGGGGACGAGATACCCCTGGCCGCCCGTGTGCTGGCCGTCACCGATGCCTTCGATGCCATGACCACCGACCGCCCCTATCGCCGGGCCATTCCCCCCGAGCAGGCAGCGCGGGAGCTGGTGCGCAACGCCGGCAGCCAGTTCGACCCCGACGTGGTGGACGTCTTTCTGCAGGTGCTGAGGCAGGAGACTCCCCCCTGGTGGGAGGGGAGCCGGCCAGCTCTGCCCTAG
- a CDS encoding phosphotriesterase-related protein: MPVETVLGPVETSQLGQTLMHEHIFVRSEPAYMSFPHLWDEERWVAEAVARLQEAAAEGVRTLVDLTVMGLGRDVRLVQRIARQVPQLNIIVATGIYIYSDDEMPRAFRALNADQLAELFVRDIRQGIQGTEVKAAIIKCVTDEPGVTPQVEKVLRAAARAHLQTGVPISTHTHSWTRRGLDQQRIFKEEGVDLSRVVIGHSGDTDDYEYLVQLMENGSYIGMDRFGIYPVPAASHFPTFEKRVEVVAELCRRGYAERMVLSHDASVYIDWFPADLLRMAQPRWHYCHIHREVLPALRERGVTERQIEQMLVENPRRIFEGR; encoded by the coding sequence ATGCCGGTGGAGACAGTTCTCGGCCCCGTGGAGACATCCCAGCTCGGGCAGACCCTGATGCACGAGCACATCTTCGTCCGCTCTGAGCCCGCCTACATGAGCTTCCCCCACCTGTGGGACGAGGAGCGCTGGGTGGCGGAAGCGGTGGCCAGGCTCCAGGAGGCGGCGGCCGAGGGGGTGCGGACCCTGGTGGACCTGACGGTCATGGGCCTCGGTCGGGACGTGCGACTGGTGCAGCGCATCGCCCGGCAGGTCCCCCAGCTGAACATCATCGTGGCCACCGGGATCTACATCTACAGCGACGACGAGATGCCCCGCGCCTTCCGCGCCCTGAACGCCGACCAGCTGGCGGAGCTGTTCGTTCGAGACATCCGCCAGGGGATCCAGGGCACCGAGGTCAAGGCGGCCATCATCAAGTGCGTCACCGACGAGCCCGGCGTCACCCCCCAGGTGGAAAAGGTGCTGCGGGCAGCCGCCCGCGCCCACCTCCAGACGGGGGTCCCCATCTCCACCCACACCCACTCCTGGACACGGCGAGGGCTGGACCAGCAACGCATCTTCAAGGAAGAGGGGGTCGACCTGTCGCGGGTGGTCATCGGCCACTCGGGCGACACCGACGACTACGAGTACCTCGTCCAGCTCATGGAGAACGGGTCCTACATCGGCATGGACCGCTTCGGCATCTACCCGGTGCCGGCGGCCTCCCACTTCCCCACCTTCGAGAAGCGGGTGGAGGTGGTGGCCGAGCTGTGCCGACGCGGCTACGCCGAGCGCATGGTCCTCTCTCACGACGCCTCGGTTTACATCGACTGGTTCCCCGCCGACCTGCTACGCATGGCCCAGCCCCGCTGGCACTACTGCCACATCCACCGAGAGGTGTTGCCTGCCCTGCGCGAGCGGGGAGTGACGGAGCGCCAGATAGAGCAGATGCTGGTAGAGAACCCCCGGCGCATCTTCGAAGGCCGCTGA
- a CDS encoding phage major capsid protein, giving the protein MALTLAEAAKLSNDMLLVGVIETIVKDSPVLQVLPFIEIQGNGLTYNQEATAPQAAFFDVGDTWTESTPTFEQKTAQLKIMGGDADIDNFLLATRSNLQDLEAAVVQLKAKAVRQLFEDTFINGNSSTNPKAFDGIDRLCDSSQTVSMGANGGTLTLDKLDELIDLVKGGKPDMLLMSRRSRRILNRLARQAGGFLETDRNEFGQMVQFYDGIPIGVSDYIPDNQTVGTSNDCSTIYALQFGEGGVAGLTAPGGLQVERVGSLESKDATRIRIKWYAAVALFNKVKLARLVGVRP; this is encoded by the coding sequence ATGGCACTCACGCTGGCCGAGGCGGCCAAGCTCAGCAACGACATGCTGCTGGTGGGGGTCATCGAGACCATCGTCAAGGACTCGCCGGTGCTGCAGGTGCTCCCGTTCATCGAGATCCAGGGCAACGGCCTCACCTACAACCAGGAGGCCACCGCCCCTCAGGCAGCCTTCTTCGACGTGGGCGACACCTGGACCGAGTCCACTCCCACCTTCGAGCAGAAGACGGCCCAGCTCAAGATCATGGGTGGCGACGCCGACATCGACAACTTCCTGCTGGCCACCCGCTCCAACCTGCAGGACCTGGAGGCAGCGGTGGTCCAGCTCAAGGCCAAGGCGGTGCGCCAGCTCTTCGAGGACACCTTTATCAACGGCAACAGCAGCACCAATCCCAAGGCCTTCGACGGCATCGACCGCCTGTGCGATTCCTCTCAGACCGTTTCCATGGGGGCCAACGGCGGCACCCTCACCCTGGACAAGCTGGACGAGCTCATCGACCTGGTGAAGGGCGGCAAGCCCGACATGCTCCTCATGAGCCGCCGCAGCCGCCGCATCCTCAACCGCCTGGCGCGGCAGGCAGGCGGCTTTCTGGAGACGGACCGCAACGAGTTCGGGCAGATGGTCCAGTTCTACGACGGCATCCCCATCGGCGTGAGCGACTACATCCCCGACAACCAGACGGTGGGCACCAGCAACGACTGCTCCACCATCTACGCCCTCCAGTTCGGCGAGGGGGGCGTGGCGGGGCTGACGGCCCCCGGCGGCCTGCAGGTGGAGCGAGTGGGCAGCCTGGAGAGCAAGGACGCCACTCGCATCCGCATCAAGTGGTATGCGGCGGTGGCCCTGTTCAACAAGGTGAAGCTGGCCAGGCTGGTGGGCGTGCGGCCTTAG